A stretch of DNA from Coccidioides posadasii str. Silveira chromosome 1, complete sequence:
AGAAGCAATTTTCTGTCAGCCTCCGCCAGCGCCTTATCCTTCTTCGACACGGCGTCGTAATAGGTATACACGGGCAGGCGGAGTCGAAGCGGAGGGAGTACGGATCTATCTTCGTCCAAGGTGATAGAGGACGAAAACGGATTGAGCCACTGCCAATGGCTGTACCATTTTGAGCCTCCACCGGTGCTGTTCTTTTGTTCTGGGGGCTTGTGCGCAGCGGGCGGAAGAAGGTTGAATCTGAAGTCGTCAAGTTTTGGTAGCTTCGGCCTTGGTATATACTCTGCGAGAGAACCAGCCTTGTCTTCCAGGTTGGCCGTCAATTTCGCGGGCTCTGGCGTGGTGGAGAGGATCAAGAGAAGTATTGCAAAGAATACTATGACGGTAAATAGACCCGAACTCCGGTAGGAAATCATCTTGAAGGACTGTGGTCGTAGCACGGTAGCAATCAGATTAAACGGATGGAAGCGCCGAGAACTGGCTCAGTGCGTAACGACAAGGGAGGTGTCATCGCGTGAGAACCAGGGCAGAAGAGAATGTCATCGACCTTGCAGCCCACCTTTAACCACGATCCGGCCGGCCATTTTTTTTCGAGCGTGCCGTCGTCATTTGCCCGCCGGGTGGATCCCGCGCAAGCTCCTGAAGCTGGCACTGTGCGCTAGGCCAAAGAGGGCTAGGCGTAAATAAACCTTGATCGCCGGATAAATTCATATTCCGGCAGCAACCAACAGGGCTACCTACCTAAGGGCTGGACCTCAGGTAAACTTGGTTGTTTGGCGCGGACGCCCGCTGTTTGTGATCGGCGATGGCTCAGCTTCGCAGATAGCGAGACGGAGCATCATATATTAATATCACCCACTCTCCAGGTTGCTGCTTCGAAAATCTCCCAGCGCTGACAGTGGGAAAACTGATTCACGCTCCTCCGTAAGGCAAGCCAATATCGTCGCAAGTGTGTTATCGTTCTACGAAGCCGCTCCAATGAAAGAAACGTCTCTTTCTCCCCGCCGACGGGCGTTGTTTGCTCATTGGGTGAGGTGACAAAGCCCAAGACATAAAATCATATTCAAAAGCAGATGAACAAGCGTATAGGACCACTCCGTACGCTATCAGAGCTGACGGCGACTGTGCTGTATTTATGCTCCCTACGCATGCTGTCTCAAATAATAGAAGTGGTAATTACGGGGCGGCCTGTATTCTCATTGATCTAACTCTACTACGTCTGAGTCGTAGGGGTTGACTGCAGtgggagtacggagtaaataaaaataaaaataaaaataactacggagtaataGTGGTAATAATAATTTAATATATCGACACCCGGGCTGTCCACCAATAAACGGCGGAGTTATGAAGGTTGCTGCAGCTCTTCCAACCACAGTTCCCGGCGACTGTTCTGCAGACTCGCTGGGCCTTGTCATTCGGCCTGTCCCCCTGTCAAACAAAAAGAGGAGCGAGCCTGAACCTTGCTAAAATCCTCCGccttacggagtactaaaGACAGCGGATCATCCGTACCAGCCACTGCGAATGGATGGCTCGAGAGCTACAATTTTACACCCTTTCTTGCAGACGTTTGCCGTCCACGTTCATTCACATTcgctctctccctctcttttcTGCGAAACTCAACTTCTAGACCGGAATGGATGATAGGATATGTCGCTCCACAGATTTGCGATAGCCTTGTTAGTGGTCGCCCACTGGGCGCATCCGGTGTCATCGCAACTATGTTACACACCGGATGGAACCCTCTCCAACGACCGCCCCTGCAGTGCTGACGGTGGTGAGAGTGCATGCTGTCAGCCAGGATTCCTGTGCACTTCAAACAAACTCTGCCAGCCGGCTCATTGGCATCGTGGGGTTGGCGGGAATACGTTGAAGTTTATACGAGGGACATGTACGGACAAGACGTGGAAGTCTCCAGAATGCCAGGGTCACTGTGTGAAAGGTGAGAGAGCGCTCAAACAACTACCTTGACTCGTGCAACCCTGAATGTTCTGTCTGAATCACGTATAGAAAACCCAGGCGGCGGCGAGTACGTGATGCGATGCGGAGAAACTTCCTCGCGGTATTGCTGCTCAGCAGAGGACTGTTGCCAAAGACAGGAGTCCCAGAAAATAGATCTCGGAGAACCGAATACAATAGCGACTGCCGGAGTATTTCCATCTACGTCAACGACATCAGCCACGACGTCGACGCCCAGCCCCAGCTCAGCCCAAGATTCAACGCCCTCGAGTCCACAGGGAGGGGCACCAAGCGCCAGCGGAGACTCGGACCCAGAACCCAAAAATGGATCGTCTTCCGCCTTGCGTATCGGTGTCGGCGTTGGGGTTGCTGCCGGAGCTGTCGCGGTTCTGAGTGCTCTT
This window harbors:
- a CDS encoding uncharacterized protein (antiSMASH:Cluster_1.5~TransMembrane:1 (o91-114i)) codes for the protein MRCGETSSRYCCSAEDCCQRQESQKIDLGEPNTIATAGVFPSTSTTSATTSTPSPSSAQDSTPSSPQGGAPSASGDSDPEPKNGSSSALRIGVGVGVAAGAVAVLSALGLWWCIVKNRRRGRAVHAGHSYNAVSGTKPEYRGFGELDGSKGAAELSNKERAELPGAKWKAKLLHTSRYEVVKR